The following are encoded in a window of Pyrenophora tritici-repentis strain M4 chromosome 6, whole genome shotgun sequence genomic DNA:
- a CDS encoding ArsB, Na+-H+ antiporter NhaD and related arsenite permease, translating into MFTQRATEETERPDLDTSKIKEWRSIVTLIVFILTNINVLFPFHIPIYAPRILWTLFLNTCSALRIIPPAQHPTRVRNGKLGAFVRFDFPMNFITAPLIADLFLLAILAIGKKEVSGGTLGDQGIVPYDIMLFFLSLAYIAISVDASGLIRWLAFKVLQKGGKVGHRLFFYLYAFFFLLTMCIGNDPIILSGTAFLSYMTRVSSNIKHPRAWIFTQFSVANIASAILVSSNPTNLVLAGAFKITFIKYTANIIVPVLVTGVVLYPFLLYIIFHDESLIPSSIKMEDLPDELKNKKPVNPNIPYAKGAPEDNERDPDETTEEEKVQGLEEILNPFLDKSGAMFGAAIMAATLVTVLAINAASQSSHERPVFWVTLPAATIMLIFDLTMGWRNREETRKIAHEGRQRAETAQAEREEARRRSIVQGSLDMHTLNEKPHSLSEVPAHILHTKAPEPTPTSSDSEKSPHSHNKPEPTTLSTLITNRYKWAQETFPTTMTVFHHLPLALVPFAFCMFVLVQALVTKGWVPVFAHAWDHWVEKTGTVGAIGGMGFVSVILCNFAGTNIGTTILISRVVQAWQEIHVRNGIPISDRTFWGTIYAMAIGVNYGAFSLAFSASLAGMLWRDILGRKHIRVGGLEFARVNLPIIAITMVVGLVVLVAEIYIMRTDAPYS; encoded by the exons ATGTTTACTCAGCGTGCCACCGAGGAGACGGAGAGACCAGACCTTGATACTAGCAAGATCAAAGAATGGCGTTCAATAGTCACACTAATAGTCTTTATCCTAACGA ACATTAATGTCTTGTTTCCTTTCCACATACCCATTTACGCTCCTAGGATACTATGGACTCTGTTCCTCAACACGTGCAGTGCATTGCGCATCATCCCGCCAGCACAGCATCCTACGCGAGTCCGGAATGGCAAGCTTGGCGCCTTTGTGCGCTTCGACTTTCCCATGAACTTCATCACTGCTCCTCTGATAGCCGACCTCTTCTTGCTTGCCATTCTCGCTATTGGCAAGAAGGAGGTATCCGGAGGTACTCTCGGAGACCAGGGCATCGTACCATACGACATCATgctcttcttcctctccCTTGCTTACATCGCCATTTCCGTCGACGCCTCTGGTCTGATTAGGTGGCTGGCCTTCAAGGTCTTGCAAAAGGGAGGCAAAGTCGGTCATCGGCTTTTCTTCTACTTGTACGCCTTTTTCTTCTTGCTTACCATGTGCATTGGCAACGATCCTATCATCTTGTCTGGTACCGCCTTTCTCTCATACATGACGCGTGTATCGAGCAACATCAAGCACCCGAGAGCATGGATTTTCACACAATTCTCCGTCGCAAATATCGCCTCTGCAATCCTGGTTTCGTCCAACCCTACGAATCTTGTCTTGGCAGGCGCGTTCAAGATCACCTTCATCAAGTACACGGCAAACATCATCGTGCCAGTTCTGGTTACAGGTGTCGTACTGTATCCTTTCTTGCTCTACATCATCTTCCACGACGAATCTCTCATTCCATCTTCTATCAAGATGGAGGATCTCCCAGATGAACTCAAG AACAAGAAACCAGTCAACCCAAACATCCCCTACGCCAAGGGTGCTCCGGAAGACAATGAAAGAGATCCTGATGAGACCACTGAAGAAGAAAAGGTACAAGGACTCGAAGAGATTCTGAATCCCTTCCTCGACAAGAGCGGTGCAATGTTCGGCGCAGCCATCATGGCAGCAACACTAGTGACCGTTCTCGCCATCAACGCCGCATCTCAAAGCTCGCACGAACGACCAGTCTTCTGGGTCACACTACCGGCTGCCACAATCATGCTAATCTTCGACCTCACAATGGGCTGGCGCAACCGCGAAGAGACGCGCAAGATCGCGCACGAAGGACGCCAAAGAGCAGAAACCGCACAGGCCgaaagagaagaagcaaGACGCCGTTCCATCGTCCAAGGCAGCCTAGACATGCACACGCTAAACGAAAAACCACACTCCCTCTCCGAAGTACCCGCCCACATCCTCCACACCAAAGCCCCCGAACCCACCCCAACCTCCTCCGACAGCGAGAAATCCCCACACTCTCACAACAAACCCGAACCCACCACCCTCTCCACCCTCATCACCAACCGCTACAAATGGGCGCAGGAAACTTTCCCAACCACAATGACAGTCTTCCACCACCTACCCCTTGCCCTCGTCCCCTTTGCCTTTTGCATGTTCGTCCTCGTCCAGGCCCTCGTCACAAAAGGCTGGGTCCCCGTCTTCGCCCACGCCTGGGACCACTGGGTGGAGAAAACAGGCACCGTCGGCGCAATCGGCGGCATGGGCTTCGTATCCGTTATCCTGTGTAATTTTGCCGGCACGAACATCGGCACTACGATTTTAATCTCTAGGGTCGTGCAGGCGTGGCAGGAGATTCATGTTAGGAATGGGATTCCGATTTCTGATCGGACTTTTTGGGGCACCATTTAT GCTATGGCGATTGGTGTCAACTATGGCGCGTTTAGTTTGGCGTTTAGTGCGTCATTGGCTGGAATGCTGTGGCGCGATATTTTGGGTCGAAAACACATTCGTGTTGGTGGATTAGAGTTTGCACGCGTCAACCTTCCTATTATTGCGATTACCATGGTTGTTGGGCTTGTTGTGCTGGTTGCGGAGATTTATATCATGAGGACTGATGCGCCGTATAGCTAA